In the genome of Cynocephalus volans isolate mCynVol1 chromosome 10, mCynVol1.pri, whole genome shotgun sequence, the window cCCATAACCTTGTACCCcacaaattaaaacttttttaatacaaaaattaagTTCATGATAACTTGTTACATGGCCATAGCTAACAAATACAccccattttgcaggtgggaACAATGAAAGGCCAGAGAGGGAAAGCCATCCAGGCAAGCTCCTCCAGCAAGTTGGGGTACAAAAAGACAAGAACCCAGACTTGTTGGCCAGGCCCTCTTGGGCTCTGGGGCCagcctgcctgggttcaagtcccagttcCACTACTTACTAGCTGGAAGACATTGAGCAAATTATTTGACGTCTACCtacctcggttttctcatctataaaatgggaagatcaGTAGCACCCACTTCAGAGGCTTGGGATGAGGGCTGAGCCAACATCCATCAAGTGCTTGGCACAGCATTTGGCTCACAGCAGTGCCAAATAACTGCTCGGCATTGTTAGGTGCAAAAAGAGATTTGCTCCCTACCAGGTGAATGGGCCCATTTGGAGGAACCTCAGAGACTTAAGTAAGCAAAAGGCAGTAAAACCAGCATTTGAGATGAAACCTGCTAACTCAGTGGTTGTCAACTGGGGGTTGATTCTGCCACTCAAAGGGTACTTGGCAATGTCTGTGGACACTTGTGGTTGTGGTTGTCACGGCTAGGCGGAGCTCCTGCTgtggagtgggtggaggccaggatgctgctcagcacctgcagtgcccaggatgCCCTATCACAGAGAACGACCCAGCCCCGACGTCCAGTGCCAAGAGGGAGAAAGCCTGAGATAAAGTAAGTATGGGGCTCTTTAAATCCACAATCCTGGGGAGCACTTGCACCAGCAATATGCGCTCTGTGTCTGTGCTGAAGCTGGATCTCAGATAACCATGCTGAGGGCTGGGGAAACAAAAGTCCCCGCTCAGGGTCACATGCAAGGGACCAGAGGGCTGGCCAGGAGACCCTGAATCCAGCGTCCAGCATCACTGCACTGGCTCCGAGGAGCTTGGGATGCCCAGCATACAGGAATGTACAATAAATATAACAAGCACAGATTCATGTTCTCAGGAGAGTGGATTAGAGGAGTTAAGTCCATTTACTGACGGTGCACATTGGGATAGTGGTACCTAACCTGCAAGGTTAAAACCGTTAAAAGGGTTTCTGTGTGAATCGAGTAAACTAGCCCTCGGTCAGAGTAGATAGGATGAGAGGCTTAGGTGTTAGCATTTTGTCTTTAATATGAGCACAGCAGCAAGAAAACAGCAAATCATAGAAGTGGACAGAAAGTTGGGAAGGTGGGTTCCTTTGGGGGCAACTTTGAAGTCCTTAAACACTGTATGAGTTgactgtggctgctgtaacaaatgaccacaaacatagtggctgaaaacagcacaaatttatcatctgacagtctggaggtcagaagtgCTAAAATCAAGGTGCGGGCAGGGCTGATTcccctggaggctgcaggggaggacCTGTGTCcttcctttcccagcttctagaggcgcCCGCAGCCCTTAgcctgtggccccttcctccatctgcaaAGCTAGCAGTGCAGCATCTTCCAGTCtctctctgaccctcctgcctcccgcTTATGAGGACCTTGTGAGGACACTGGGaccccagataatccaggatcatctcccaTCTCAAGAGATCGCATCTCTACAGTCTGCTTTGCCTTGTAAGGTGACAtagtcacaggttccagggagtaggatgtgaacatctttgggggGTCATTCTGTCTGCCATACCAGCTACTCCCTTCTGTTGGACACCTATGACAGGGCACAGGGAGCAAGACTCTAGCACATGAGGTGGAGAAGAAAGACTCTCATGACCCTGTTCTCGGCCTAAATTCAAGGACTCAATGCCAAGCAACAGAGCCGTGAGCATTTCTCTGACAACCAAGATGGGCCTTGTCCAGGTGTCGGCAGCCAAACCTCAAGCCCAGTAGCAGGTCCTCCCTATCCCATTGACAGTCTTGTGAGCAAAGCAAGAAGGGACCAAAAAGGGCCACACAGACCCTAGGGTCACTCAGCTGCTAGGAAAAAAAGCAAGCATGCACTGCTATGGCCTGCAcgtctgtgtccccccaaaattcatacattgtaCCCAAATGTCCAATGTGAAAGTATTAAGAGAGGGGACCTTTGGGGAAGGGATTAAGCCATGGTTTAGGGATTAGTGCTCCTTTTACTTAGTGGCTGGGTGATACGGGGATCCGaacatttgaccttggtgttatgacactgcattctaaccactgaggtaaccagccagccagagATTAGTGCTCTTATGAAAGAGGTTGAAGGAAGCTGACTTGTTCCTTCTACCatctgaggacacagcaagaaagcgtCATCTATGAGAAAGGGGCCCCCACCAGACACGGAACCTGCTGATGCCTTGAcctaggacttctcagcctccagaactatgagcaataaattctatagtttataaattacccagcctaagatatttttgttatagcagcaggaatggactaagatgcacacagatgcacacacacagcctGTACTTAGCTGCAGGTAAAATTTATTAAGGCAATACTGAACACCAGGATATTTGAACAAAGCTCACCAggcaggcctcagccccctcctgCAGTAGAACGAGTCTCCAGAATGTGGCTGTCCACGCTGTCCCTGGGAGGCCCACTTGTCAGAACAGAAGTCCAAGTCCACTAGCTAAAGGCTGAAATTCAGAGACCTTGATGTAGAAAAGAAAGTGGACTATAACAACTCTATCCctaatttttaagaagaaaaaaaaaattttttttttggaaccttccagaaaaaaatttattttctggcaACCTTGCTCTACTGACTGATGGGGTGAGGCTCAGAACATGCTTCCTCCAAGCTCAGAGCAGGTGAGGGACTGGTCAGTTGGGTGACGCCCCAGTTttgagagcctcagtttcccaagtCAGGAGCtgagcagggcagggaggagtGGTTAGAAAAAGTGGGCTCGAAATGAGCCACTGGTTGGAGGAACCCAGTGCCCCTGCATCTGCTCAGGGAGGGACGGAGCTCCCGACCTCTTTCCCCTTACcctatttcttctcttctgaggCTTTCTCGGTGACTCCAGGGGCGAAAGGTCCCACAAGCCACATGATGGGTATGTTCTGGGCCACGTACTCCACCACACGGTCAAGGGCCTCTCGGGCCTTGGTGACACGTTCACGGCTCTGGGACAGGATGCTGCTGGAAAGGTCCTGGAAGGAGTGGATGCCAGAAAAGGTGGCTTGGAGGTCCTCCACGTGGCGGCGAGCCTGCTGCACCTGGTCTTTCACATTGGTGGGAAGCCCCTGGATGCTGGACCCCAGAGAGGCGCAGGTGGCCTGCAGCTGCTGGGTGATGTCCCGGAACATGGTCAGTGACTGGGACTCGACCTGCTGAGAAGGGAGAACGGCAGGGACAATCAGAGCTACTTCAGGTGGGGCAACCAGATCCAAAGCCAGGGGAAAAAGACACAGATTCTACTGCTAAACGTGGGGAAAAACCTTTCCACAGGCAAGACTCTAACATGGTGGTTCAGAGTACAGGCTCTTTGAGTTTTGAACCATGTGAAATACACACcagttacatattttttcttctctttttggcGGCTTGCCAGtcaggggatccgaacccttgaccttggtgttatcgacaccacgctctaaccatgTGAGCAAATCAGCCAGCCCCACACCAGCTGGAATTTTTTGAAAGGCATAGACATTTCACCCAAAAAGATATAGAGAgggcatgtgaaaagatgttcaacatcattagttatgagggaaatgcaaatcaaaaccacaaggagatccCACCTCACACCCCTGAGGCTAGCTAGCATCAACCAGTCAGTAACACCAGGTGTTGGTGGAGAAATCGGAACCCTCATGGGGTGCTggtggtacagccactttggaaaacagtctagcAGTTCCCTAAAATGTTAAACcacagaattaccacatgacACGGCAAGCCCATTGTCAGAGCCTCGTTCCTTTTCATGGCCGAGTCATATTCCACGGTGTGGATGGACTGAGTtggtttatctgttcatctgctgatggacatgtgggctgttTTCTACTTTCtggctattctgaataatgccgctatgaatattcatatacaagtttaactcatttaatcttaacaacCCTACAGAAGGTCCTATATCCCATTTACATttggggaaaccaaggcccagagaggtttaGCTGACAAGCTACATATAGCATTTGTGCAGAACTATGACTGAAGGGGTGTCATTCAGAAAGAGGCTTGAGAATTGTCTAAGGCGTGGATTGAATGACTGCTTGAGTGAGTGGTGGTACATGCGGCAAAAGCTGTCACAGAACGGCATGAGAGGCTGATGCCTGCGATAGAGTAAAGGGGGCCAGAGAATGTTAATTACAAGTTGCCAGTAGGATCTAGCGGGTGAATGTGAAGGATTGGAGAGGCCACTGGCATTGGGGAGAGAAGGATTCGAGACTCAAAGCAAATAAGACGTGGCTTAGCATTTAGTAAGTTGGGATGTATCACTACCAAGCGTTCCATGACTGAGATGCAACATTCACACCCAAGAGCAGGAATCAAGgtggacttcctggaggaggtgaccttAAGTCCTAAGGCAGTTAATGGGAGGTGAGGCTGGGCAAAGTGTTCCAGGCAGGTGGTGTGGAGCAGAAGCATGGGGAGTGACGTCAGGGTCCCAAGCACCCCAGGACACCCCTCTCAGTGGGTACCTCTGGCTCGGTCAGGTCCTTCTCAGTGCCTTGATGCTGCTTCTGGTTCCAGCTGAGCCACATCTGCTGCAGCTTTTCATGAGCATCCACCAGCTTCTGATCCACTCCCTGCTTGACGGTTTCCATCTGCAGCAGAGGACAGAGCAGTGAGGGACAGTTAGCCAAAGCCAGCAGAGCCTGCGAGCACCCACATGCGCCCAGGAAGAGGAGGGATTCCGGAGGGAGCCTGGGAAGCCCTCCTATCATCTGACTTATGAGATGGTTTGGGAAGGGGAGGGACATTGTTGTCATACAGGATTTCTATGGCTACAGGGACACCATGGGCTCCTTAATCAACTCGCTCACGCCGTGCGTGCAGTCGGTGCAAAGAAAGTGGCTGCACATTCTCTGCAGCCGCTTCCATAGAGTccattcctcttcctcctgcaaCCGGGTCTGGCTACAGGACaggctttggccaatgggacacGAGCAGAGGCTTCAAAAGCGCTTGTGATGGAAAATGATTCAGCctctaaaaggaaggaaattctggcacGTGCTAGAGTGCGGACGAACCTTGAGGACACTGTGCTCAGGgacataagccagtcacacagGGGTaaacactgtgtgattccactcataGGAGATCGCTAGAGTCgtcagatccacagagacagaaagtagaatggggggtgccaggggctggggaggggaatgcagagtgtttaatggggacagtgtttcagtttgggaagatgagaacgTTCTGGAGATGACGGTGGTGATGGGTGCccaacagtgtgaatgtgcttaatgctgCTGAACTGTAAGTACACTTAAAGATGGTTAagatggtagattttatgttacgtgtattCTGTCacgatttaaaatttttttaaaaaagagagaggacatgTGACTTAGTAGAGGAAgctaagcaaagagaaaaaaaataggagtTCAGGTCTTCAACTagagaacaggaaaaaatgaaatagctgGTCAGGGGAGGGAGCAGGAGCTGACTGCAAAGAGGCAGGAGGGAACATTCTGGGGAGATGGAAACGTGCCCTctcctggtggtggtggtggttacgtGTCTGTTTATCTTTGTAAAACTCCTCAAGTGGTACACTTTAaacagagggctggctggttagctcacttggcgttctcagcaccatgctctcccaaggtcaagggtttggatccctgcactggccagccaccaaaaaataaaaagggtgatttttttattggatgtaaattatacctcaataaacctaactttaaacaataacaaaaagctCTCATGCGTTGTGGCTTGTGGTTCTCACTGCACCTGGGACCATTAGACTAGTGCCTCAGCTAGCCAGCTGGAGGGGCAGAGCACACAGAGGCCCAGCCATTAGCCGAACTGCTACAAGTTGAGTGTATCCCCCTCCCAAATGGGGGATACAGGACTTTATATGCTTAAGTCCTGACTCCCAGGATCTCaggatgtgactgtgtttggagaaagCATCTTCAAAGAGGTcattaaggtaaaataaagacagcAGGGCagaccctaatccaatctgacaggtgtccttaaaagaagagattaggacacagacacgcaTGGAGGgacaaccatgtgaggacacagagagaagatacGCCAAGGATAAacgcctcagaaggaaccaagcttgctgacaccttgaccttggacttctacCCTCTCGAACAGTGgaacaatacatttctgttgtttaagctgcccagtctgtgtATTGTTAAGGCAGCCAGAGCAAACCAAAGCACAACCATAACTCCATGGGTGAGCCCAGGCATTCAGAACTGCCCAGCCAAACCTGCAGAACAGGGAGAAATAAACCCCTTGGCTCTGAAGGGGGGTTTGCTGCAGAGTGAAGGGGGCTAGCCCAGGCCCCCGCCCCCACTCCATCACGGGCCTCACCAGGCTGAGTGCCTGGGACAGCTGCAGCAGTGCCTCCTGGGCCCTCTCCCTGGTACGTCGCAGCTTGCCCAGCGAGTGTTCATAGGCGTGCTGGCACAGCCTGTCCGAGAGGGAGCCCAGTCGCACGAAGTAGCTCTGCTCCTGCCGTTGCTGCTGCACCGAGGCGATGTCGAGGCCCTCCAGGGATGTGGCAATGCGGGCTGcatgggagaagggagaggaaccGGCGTGAAGGCCAGAACTCCAGTGGAACGCACAGCTGGGGCTCGTCCGCTGGGGACAGTCCCTGGAATCACACCACCTGTGTTTATACTCACTCAGGTCCTGCTGCTTACAAACCGTGAAGGTCTTGGAGCAAAGGATTTCCCACCTCGGTTTTCCCCAGTGGCAAAATGGGGATAAGGGTAACTAAATTTCACAGGATTGAGAGGCCTTAGAGCAGTGTGAGGGTCTCAAACTAAATCCCGCAGGCCACAACTGCCCTGCCTCCAGTTTTGTACAACCTATGAATACAACCATGCACATTATATAGTGTCTATAGCTGCTTTCAAACTACAACAATGGATTCTGTGGCCTCTTGGCCCACagagaataaaatattcattatctggctctttacagaaaagagTTCGCTGATCCTATATTAGTTCCTGGCACATATTAATAGtggccaatctttttttttttttttttttttggtagctggccagtgctgggataggaacccgtgaccttgggttataaagctgcactctaaccaactgagctaactggccagtacCACAGCAGCCAATCTTTAACACCTTTCTAGGTCCTTCACATGTGTTCTCATTAAATCTTAAGAACCATTTTGGGAGGTGCTGTTATCTCATTTTTATGGaggaggaaactggggctcagagaggttaagcgacttgcccaaagtcacacagctgggaagtgtcGAGTCAGGATTTGAAGCCAGGCTGTCTGATCCCAAGTTCTTAACAATTATACTTGAGTGGCAGGAGAAGTCTGAGCCCCATGAGAACCATCTCCAAAGCAATCCAGAAAGAGTTTGTGAAGTTACAAGACGGTAAGACAGGAAATGCCTGTCCTGACACTTTATCCTATTTTGCCCTGCTCCCTTTAAACAGTCATATATCAGCAACAAGTTTGAGCTTTGTAAGTAACCAGATCTGGGATCGCATCCAGACCTATTAGCTCTCTGGCTTTATAATGTCCTATAGCAAAGATCAGCCAACTACAGCCCATGGGCTGAATGCCTCCtgtcttttataaataaagttttattggcacacggTTGCACCCATTCATTTACCTGTTGTCTATGGCTATTGTCcagctacaatggcagagttgagtagtccTGACAGAGACTGTATAGGTGGCCCACAAAGCTGTTAAGTATTTACTGTCTGACcctttaagaaaatgtttgccaCCTCCTGGTCTATGGGGAAGTGATTTTGCcagtaagcctcagtttccccttctgcaTGACCACCCGAGTCAGAGCTGCCTGAAAGGTGACATTCTATCTTGTACCTAGGAGGATATgcaaatgtttaatatatttattatctatttatagATGATATAGCTTTTCATTTATAGTGATaaagttttctttcaaaaagaacCCAGAAAAATCGATTTAAGGAATACTGAAggtagctcagttgtttagagtacagtgttggtaacaccTAGGTCAAGCGTTCATATCTCtgcaccagccagtcaccaaaaataaataagtaaaactaaaTAAGCAGTATAGGGAGTGCAAGTATATGAGCAAGGTAAGGTGAGAGatatgggctggccagtcagAAACAGCAGGGTTTTCTCAttattataatttcaattttagtCCCATATTGTGCAACTCATTCTGGGTCAGGCACCATTCTAGAAACGAAGGACAGCCATACATgacacaacaaaataccacatgcAGAGACGTCAACACATTGCTCAGTCCAGGTGAGCCTCTGATCAGGGGAATTCAGTTGTTTCTATAAACATTacgagggccggcccgtggctcactcgggagagtgtggtgctgataacaccaaggccacgggttcggatcccatatagggatggccggttgctccctgggtgagcgtggtgctgacaacaccaaatcaagggtgaagatccccttatcagtcatctttaaaaaaaaaaaaaaaaacgttacgAAATTCTGGAAGAACATTCTCTAATCCAGGgactggcaaactttttctgacagggccagatagtaaatattttctgttttgcagaCTACACTGTCTCTCAACTACTCAACTGCCACTGTAGcataaaagcagccacagacaatatgcacatgaatgggcatggctgtgtgccaataaaactttatttacacaatcaagcagtgggccagatttggcccagaGACAGTAGAGTCTAATACATTCGTAGTCTGCTGGAGAAGGCGATGTCATAGAAGAATCATTACCTGCTGACactaaaaaaaacaacacaaaaaacaaGCATGTGGGACATTTAGGGGCAGCAAAAATAAAAGCCTACATTTGGAGAAAAACGGATTCTTCC includes:
- the PLIN3 gene encoding perilipin-3 isoform X1, whose protein sequence is MSTNGTEASAGTQVTAEEPVQQLSVVDRVANIPLISSTCDMVSAAYASTKESHPHVKTVCDVAEKGVRTLTAAAVSGAQPILSKLEPQIVSASEYAHRGLDKLEESLPVLQQPTEKVLADTKELVSSKVSGAREMVSNTVSSAKDTVATRVTEAVDATRGAVQSGVDMTKSVVTSGVHSVMGSHVGQMVLSGVDTVLGKSEEWVDNHLPMTDAELARIATSLEGLDIASVQQQRQEQSYFVRLGSLSDRLCQHAYEHSLGKLRRTRERAQEALLQLSQALSLMETVKQGVDQKLVDAHEKLQQMWLSWNQKQHQGTEKDLTEPEQVESQSLTMFRDITQQLQATCASLGSSIQGLPTNVKDQVQQARRHVEDLQATFSGIHSFQDLSSSILSQSRERVTKAREALDRVVEYVAQNIPIMWLVGPFAPGVTEKASEEKK
- the PLIN3 gene encoding perilipin-3 isoform X2 produces the protein MSTNGTEASAGTQVTAEEPVQQLSVVDRVANIPLISSTCDMVSAAYASTKESHPHVKTVCDVAEKGVRTLTAAAVSGAQPILSKLEPQIVSASEYAHRGLDKLEESLPVLQQPTEKVLADTKELVSSKVSGAREMVSNTVSSAKDTVATRVTEAVDATRGAVQSGVDMTKSVVTSGVHSVMGSHVGQMVLSGVDTVLGKSEEWVDNHLPMTDAELARIATSLEGLDIASVQQQRQEQSYFVRLGSLSDRLCQHAYEHSLGKLRRTRERAQEALLQLSQALSLMETVKQGVDQKLVDAHEKLQQMWLSWNQKQHQGTEKDLTEPEVESQSLTMFRDITQQLQATCASLGSSIQGLPTNVKDQVQQARRHVEDLQATFSGIHSFQDLSSSILSQSRERVTKAREALDRVVEYVAQNIPIMWLVGPFAPGVTEKASEEKK